Proteins co-encoded in one Bos mutus isolate GX-2022 unplaced genomic scaffold, NWIPB_WYAK_1.1 CTG219, whole genome shotgun sequence genomic window:
- the LOC102269521 gene encoding olfactory receptor 10AG1, whose product MEYKLRTEKSNITTMMEFILLGFSYSPNFQWILFGIFLVLYLTILMCNSVIVLITRIDPTLQTPMYFFLNHFSILEICYVTVTIPRMLTDLLSQKGHISFFACATLMCLVLLFGGLECLLLAVMAYDRYVAICNPLHYGLVMSPQVCVQLVTASWVSGVPVVIGQTWQVFSLPFCGSTTINHFFCDLPPVFKLACGDTFVNEIAVYVVAVVFIMVPFLLIVVFYGKIISNILKLRSARGRAKAFSTCSSHLTVVVLFYGTASTTYLQPKPNQSEETGKLISLFYTVLIPTLNPIIYTLRNKDITVALRKLLSKLST is encoded by the coding sequence ATGGAGTAcaaattaagaacagaaaaatcAAACATCACTACAATGATGGAATTTATCCTCTTGGGGTTTTCCTATAGTCCCAATTTCCAATGGATTCTTTTTGGGATATTTTTAGTCCTCTATCTGACCATCCTGATGTGCAATAGTGTCATTGTACTGATAACAAGAATTGACCCTACTCTGCAGacccccatgtactttttcctcaaccacttttccattttagaaatCTGTTATGTAACTGTCACGATCCCAAGAATGCTCACGGACCTCCTGAGCCAGAAAGGgcacatttctttctttgcctgTGCCACACTAATGTGTTTGGTCCTTCTGTTTGGAGGTTTAGAGTGTCTCCTCCTGGccgtgatggcctatgaccgctacgtGGCCATTTGTAACCCTCTTCATTATGGTCTGGTCATGAGCCCCCAGGTCTGTGTCCAGctggtcactgcctcctgggtCAGTGGAGTTCCTGTCGTAATTGGGCAAACATGGCAGGTTTTCTCTCTGCCCTTTTGCGGCTCTACCACGATTAATCATTTTTTCTGTGACCTCCCCCCAGTGTTCAAGCTTGCTTGTGGGGACACATTTGTGAACGAGATAGCAGTCTATGTAGTTGCAGTTGTGTTCATCATGGTTCCATTTCTGTTGATTGTTGTCTTCTATGGCAAAATTATCTCCAACATTCTGAAACTGCGATCTGCCAGGGGGAGGGCTAAAGCTTTCTCCACTTGCTCGTCTCACCTCACAGTGGTGGTCTTATTCTATGGCACAGCCTCCACCACCTATTTACAGCCCAAACCAAATCAGTCTGAAGAAACTGGGAAGCTGATCTCTCTTTTCTACACGGTTTTGATCCCAACGTTGAATCCCATTATATATACGCTGAGGAACAAAGATATCACTGTAGCACTGAGAAAACTACTAAGTAAATTATCAACTTGA
- the LOC102269801 gene encoding olfactory receptor 10AG1-like codes for MEHQEKAPEGNLSKLMEFVLLDFADVPHLQRFLFGLFLLIYIIILMGNGIIFLITKLDPGLQTPMYFFLGNFSLLEICYVSVTLPRMLTSLWTQRRTISLVACATQMCFILTLGATECFLLAVMAYDRYAAICSPLQYPLVMNYKVCIQLVAGSWISGIPIQIGQTCQIFSLPFCGSNLLNHFFCDIPPILKLACGDTFLNEMLVFTVAALFVLVPFLLILVSYGKIISTVLKLPSATSRGKAFSTCSSHLMVVALFFGSGLVTYLRPKTQGSAGTDKVLSLFYTIVTPVFNPMIYSLRNKDVMMALRQWPSKHLSSLKK; via the coding sequence ATGGAACACCAAGAAAAAGCACCAGAAGGTAATCTCAGTAAATTGATGGAATTTGTTCTTCTGGACTTTGCTGATGTTCCTCATCTCCAGAGGTTTTTATTTGGACTGTTCTTACTCATCTATATAATTATCTTGATGGGCAATGGCATCATATTTCTGATAACAAAACTAGACCCTGGTCTCCAGACCcccatgtattttttccttgGCAATTTTTCCCTTTTGGAAATCTGCTACGTGTCTGTTACACTCCCCAGAATGCTCACGAGTCTTTGGACACAAAGAAGAACGATTTCTCTAGTTGCTTGTGCCACACAAATGTGCTTCATTCTTACACTTGGGGCCACCGAGTGCTTCCTTCTGGccgtgatggcctatgaccgctacgcGGCCATTTGTAGCCCTCTGCAATATCCCCTAGTCATGAACTACAAGGTGTGTATCCAGCTAGTGGCTGGCTCCTGGATCAGTGGAATCCCAATCCAAATAGGCCAGACATGCCAGATTTTCTCTCTGCCCTTTTGTGGTTCCAACCTCCTGaaccacttcttctgtgacatCCCTCCCATACTCAAGCTGGCCTGTGGGGACACTTTTCTGAATGAAATGTTGGTCTTCACAGTTGCTGCGCTGTTTGTTTTGGTTCCATTTCTGCTGATACTTGTCTCCTACGGCAAAATCATCTCCACAGTCCTTAAATTGCCATCAGCCACAAGTCGGGGCAAAGCCTTTTCCACCTGCTCCTCTCATCTTATGGTTGTGGCATTGTTCTTCGGATCAGGCCTTGTCACATATTTAAGACCCAAGACCCAAGGCTCAGCAGGAACTGACAAAGTGCTTTCCCTCTTCTACACGATTGTGACACCTGTGTTTAACCCCATGATATACAGTCTAAGGAACAAGGATGTCATGATGGCACTGAGACAATGGCCAAGCAAACACCTTAGTTCATTGAAAAAGTGA